The Oncorhynchus mykiss isolate Arlee chromosome 28, USDA_OmykA_1.1, whole genome shotgun sequence genome includes a window with the following:
- the LOC110508503 gene encoding coatomer subunit alpha, with the protein MLTKFETKSARVKGLSFHPKRPWILASLHNGVIQLWDYRMCTLIDKFDEHDGPVRGIDFHKQQPLFVSGGDDYKIKVWNYKLRRCLFTLLGHLDYIRTTFFHHDYPWILSASDDQTIRIWNWQSRTCVCVLTGHNHYVMCAQFHPSEDLVVSASLDQTVRVWDISGLRKKNLSPSAVETEVRGISGVDLFGASDAVVKHVLEGHDRGVNWAAFHPSMPLIVSGADDRQVKIWRMNESKAWELDTCRGHYNNVSCAVFHPRQELILSNSEDKSIRVWDMSKRTGVQTFRRDHDRFWVLGAHPNLNLFAAGHDSGMLVFKLERERPAYAVYGNMLYYVKDRFLRQLDFSSSKDTAVMQLRSGSKFPVFSMSYNPAENAVLLCTRATNLENSTYDLYSIPKESDSQNPDAPEGKRSSGLTAVWVARNRFAVLDRMHSLLIKNLKNEIVKKVQVPSCEEIFYAGTGSLLLRDADGVTLFDVQQKRSLATVKIAKVKYVVWSADTSHVALLAKHAIMICNRKLESLCSIHENIRVKSGAWDESGVFIYTTSNHIKYALTSGDHGIIRTLDLPIYVTRVRGNSVYCLDRECRPRVLNIDPTEYRFKLALVNRKYEEVLHMVRNAKLVGQSIIAYLQKKGYPEVALHFVKDEKTRFSLALECGNIEVALEAAKALDERGCWERLGEAALLQGHHQVVEMCYQRTKNFDKLTFLYLITGNLAKLRKMMKIAEIRKDMSGHYQGALYLGDVSERVRILKNCGQKSLAYLTAATHGMDEEAEALKETFDPEKDTVPEVDPNAQLLQPPPPINPLDTNWPLLTVSKGFFEGAIAAKGKAGQMAADMDVDAPGGEGWGEDAELQLDEDGFMDAQDGLGEEGGATKEEGGGWEVEEDLDLPPELELPAGAGGGAEDGFFVPPTKGMSPTQLWCNNSQLPVDHVLAGSFETAMRLLHDQVGVVQFGPYKQLFMQTLSRGRTCYLGLPSLPCLRGNPQRNWKDCGAKQGLPAVGLRLSDLIARLQQCYQLTTAGRFEEAVERFRTILLSVPLLVVDNKQEIAEAQQLITICREYIVGLTMETERKKLPKDTLDQQKRLCEMAAYFTHCSLQPVHMVLVLRTALNLFFKLKNFKTAASFARRLLELGPKPEVAQQTRKILAACEKTLTDAHQLNYDPHNPFDLCAASYTPLYRGRPVEKCPLSGACYCPPYKGQVCRVTQVTEIGKDVIGLRVSPLQFR; encoded by the exons ATGTTGACCAAATTCGAGACGAAGTCGGCCCGTGTGAAAG GGCTGAGTTTCCACCCTAAGCGGCCCTGGATCCTTGCTAGTCTTCACAATGGAGTCATCCAGCTGTGGGACTATCGAATGTGCACACTGATTGACAAGTTCGATGAACATGATG GCCCTGTCAGAGGAATTGATTTCCACAAGCAGCAGCCTCTTTTTGTGTCTGGAGGTGATGACTACAAAATCAAG GTGTGGAACTACAAGCTGCGGCGTTGCCTCTTCACTCTTCTTGGACACCTGGACTACATCCGCACCACCTTCTTCCATCAT GACTATCCCTGGATTCTGAGTGCCTCAGATGACCAGACCATCCGCATCTGGAACTGGCAGTCCAGGACATGCGTGTG TGTCCTGACAGGGCATAATCACTATGTGATGTGTGCTCAGTTCCACCCATCTGAGGACCTGGTGGTGTCGGCTAGCCTGGACCAGACTGTGCGCGTGTGGGATATCTCTG GTCTGAGGAAGAAGAACCTCTCTCCCAGTGCCGTGGAGACTGAGGTGCGAGGCATCTCTGGCGTCGATTTGTTCGGCGCTTCCGATGCCGTCGTCAAACACGTGCTCGAG GGTCACGACCGTGGGGTCAACTGGGCCGCCTTCCATCCCAGCATGCCTCTCATCGTCTCAGGGGCTGACGACCGGCAGGTCAAGATCTGGAGGATGAACG AGTCCAAGGCATGGGAGCTGGACACCTGCAGGGGCCACTACAACAACGTGTCCTGTGCTGTCTTCCACCCCCGCCAGGAGCTCATCCTTTCCAACTCCGAGGACAAGAGCATCCGTGTGTGGGACATGTCCAAGAGGACTGGCGTCCAGACCTTCCGCAGGGACCACGACCGCTTCTGGGTGCTGGGCGCTCACCCCAACCTCAACCTATTTGCTGCCG GTCATGACAGTGGTATGCTGGTTTTTAAGCTGGAGCGTGAGCGTCCGGCCTACGCTGTGTACGGAAACATGCTCTACTACGTCAAGGACCGCTTCCTGCGACAGCTCGACTTCAGCAGCAGCAAGGACACTGCCGTCATGCAGCtccgcag TGGGTCAAAGTTCCCAGTGTTCAGCATGTCTTACAACCCCGCAGAGAATGCTGTCCTGCTCTGCACT AGGGCAACTAACCTGGAGAACAGCACCTATGACTTGTACTCCATCCCCAAAGAGAGCGACTCTCAGAATCCAGATG ctcctgaggggaaaaggtcCTCTGGTCTGACCGCAGTCTGGGTCGCCAGGAACCGGTTCGCTGTTCTGGACCGCATGCACTCG CTGCTGATCAAGAACCTGAAGAATGAGATTGTGAAGAAGGTACAGGTACCTAGCTGCGAGGAGATCTTCTATGCCGGGACAGGCTCACTGCTGCTGCGCGACGCAGACGGAGTCACCCTCTTTGACGTGCAGCAGAAACGCTCGCTGGCCACCGTGAAGATCGCCAAGGTCAAGTATGTGGTCTGGAGCGCCGACACCAGCCACGTGGCCCTGCTGGCTAAACACG CCATTATGATCTGCAACAGGAAGCTGGAGAGTCTTTGCAGCATCCATGAGAACATCCGTGTGAAGAGTGGAGCCTGGGACGAGAGTGGAGTCTTCATCTACACCACCTCCAACCACATCAAATACGCCCTCACCTCAGG TGATCATGGTATCATCCGGACTCTGGATCTGCCCATCTACGTGACCCGGGTCAGAGGCAACAGTGTCTATTGTCTTGACCGTGAGTGCAGGCCCCGCGTGTTGAACATTGACCCCACGGAGTACCGCTTCAAACTGGCCCTGGTCAACCGCAAAtatgaggag GTGCTGCACATGGTGCGTAACGCCAAGCTGGTTGGCCAGTCCATCATCGCCTACCTGCAGAAGAAGGGCTATCCGGAGGTGGCCCTGCACTTCGTCAAGGATGAAAAGACCCGCTTCAGTCTGGCTTTGGAGTGTGGAAACATTGAG GTGGCGTTGGAGGCTGCCAAGGCTCTGGATGAGAGGGGCTGCTGGGAGCGGCTGGGCGAGGCGGCGCTGCTGCAGGGTCACCACCAGGTCGTGGAGATGTGCTACCAAAGGACCAAGAACTTCGACAAGctcaccttcctctacctcatcACCGGCAACCTGGCCAAGCTACGCAAGATGATGAAGATAG CTGAGATCAGAAAGGACATGAGTGGACACTACCAGGGTGCTCTGTATCTGGGGGACGTCAGCGAGAGAGTCCGTATCCTGAAGAACTGTGGCCAGA AGTCACTGGCATATCTGACTGCTGCCACCCACGGGATGGACGAAGAAGCGGAAGCCCTGAAAGAGACCTTTGACCCAGAAAAGGACACTGTCCCTGAGGTGGACCCCAATGCCCAGCTGCTGCAGCCGCCACCTCCCATCAACCCCCTGGATACCAACTGGCCCCTGCTCACTGTGTCCAAGGGCTTCTTCGAGGGAGCCATTGCAGCCAAGG GGAAGGCTGGTCAGATGGCTGCAGACATGGATGTTGATGCCCCAGGAGGAGAGGGCTGGGGAGAGGACGCAGAGCTTCAGCTGGATGAGG ATGGTTTCATGGATGCCCAGGATGGATTAGGGGAGGAAGGAGGTGCCacgaaggaggagggaggaggctgggaggtagaggaggatctGGACCTGCCTCCAGAGCTG GAGTTGCCAGCTGGTGCCGGAGGAGGTGCTGAAGATGGTTTCTTTGTCCCTCCTACCAAGGGCATGAGCCCCACCCAGCTGTGGTGCAACAACTCCCAGCTCCCTGTGGACCACGTCCTGGCTGGTTCCTTTGAGACCGCCATGAgg tTGCTCCATGACCAGGTTGGAGTGGTGCAGTTCGGGCCCTATAAGCAGCTGTTCATGCAGACTCTATCCCGCGGGAGGACATGCTACCTGGGCCTGCCGTCTCTGCCCTGCCTGCGTGGTAACCCGCAGAGGAACTGGAAAGACTGTGGGGCCAAGCAGGGGCTGCCCGCTGTGGGTCTTCGTCTCTCAGATCTCATTGCCCGCCTGCAGCAGTGCTACCAGCTCACCACTGCCGGCCGCTTCGAGGAGGCCGTTGAACGCTTCCGCACCATCCTGCTGTCTGTGCCACTGCTGGTGGTCGACAACAAGCAGGAGATCGCAGAG GCTCAGCAGCTGATCACAATCTGCAGAGAATACATTGTTGGCCTCACCATGGAAACGGAAAGGAAAAAGTTGCCTAAAGACACATTGGACCAGCAGAAGAGGCTGTGTGAG ATGGCAGCTTACTTCACCCACTGCAGTCTCCAGCCAGTCCACATGGTCCTTGTCTTACGTACAGCACTAAATCTATTCTTTAAACTGAAGAACTTCAAAACAGCTGCCAGTTTTGCCCGTCGTCTGCTTGAACTAGGACCCAAACCAGAGGTGGCACAGCAG ACACGCAAGATCTTGGCAGCATGCGAGAAGACGCTAACCGATGCCCACCAGCTGAACTACGACCCCCACAATCCATTTGACCTGTGCGCTGCCTCGTACACGCCCCTGTACCGTGGACGCCCAGTGGAGAAGTGCCCCCTCTCTGGGGCCTGCT